In Montipora capricornis isolate CH-2021 chromosome 4, ASM3666992v2, whole genome shotgun sequence, a single genomic region encodes these proteins:
- the LOC138044718 gene encoding BTB/POZ domain-containing protein 6-like: MAGFDEEWGKKRATISERCMFMFNNDLLSDVSLVVREASGNSSNSKKKNMAIPAHKFVLSICSLVFFAMFRSEMAEKSESIELHDCEYEGVLEMLRYMYTKEVKLNENNVMLVLYVAKKYILKSLADECVDFLLRNLDVSNVFCVLSHAKQFDENYLADRCWEMIDRETVEVVKSDEFATLERSLLGAMVKRDTLTIPELELFKAVDMWATKECERQGLSTDCGSVKRRILGENIVESLRFPAMTERDFANMVVNTNIITNIEVKEMMKIFEGVLEGPISFPDNKRIGTCQSCCRFAKFSSHTSHEWFYDKYEFYRVGNFCSEDKIQFWVDKDIMLHGIRLFGRKDVDYDNVQIRIFGPEHCDFSHQGSFKSVPLAYKEAKVDVYDIWFDPLALKKEKKYYVSAYIEGKKSGFGVGGVATVQCQDVTFHFDEAFYDFPKIKCFTRVERGQFAEFFFTVGQ; this comes from the coding sequence ATGGCAGGTTTTGACGAGGAGTGGGGAAAGAAGAGGGCAACAATAAGTGAGAGATGTATGTTTATGTTTAACAACGATCTGCTGAGTGATGTGAGTCTTGTTGTTCGAGAGGCAAGCGGCAACAGTAGTAACTCCAAGAAAAAGAACATGGCGATTCCAGCGCACAAGTTTGTTTTGTCGATTTGTAGCCTAGTATTTTTCGCTATGTTCCGCAGTGAAATGGCTGAAAAGTCAGAATCAATTGAGCTGCACGACTGCGAATACGAGGGAGTGTTAGAAATGTTGAGGTACATGTACACAAAAGAGGTAAAATTGAACGAAAATAACGTGATGCTTGTACTATATGTCGCGAAAAAATACATTCTTAAGTCACTCGCCGACGAATGCGTCGACTTCCTGTTGAGGAACTTGGATGTGTCAAATGTGTTTTGTGTTCTGTCACATGCTAAGCAATTTGATGAGAATTACCTTGCGGATCGATGCTGGGAAATGATTGACAGAGAGACTGTGGAAGTCGTAAAATCAGATGAATTCGCGACACTTGAAAGGTCATTACTTGGAGCTATGGTTAAGAGAGATACTTTGACCATCCCGGAACTGGAGTTGTTTAAAGCTGTCGATATGTGGGCTACCAAGGAATGTGAAAGGCAGGGTTTAAGCACAGATTGTGGCAGTGTCAAAAGAAGAATTCTTGGGGAAAATATTGTGGAAAGCCTGCGATTCCCAGCAATGACGGAAAGAGACTTTGCTAACATGGTTGTCAATACCAACATCATAACAAACATAGAAGTAAAAGAAATGATGAAAATTTTCGAAGGAGTGCTGGAAGGACCTATTAGTTTTCCAGACAACAAACGGATTGGCACCTGTCAATCATGCTGCAGGTTTGCAAAGTTTTCCTCTCATACCTCTCATGAATGGTTTTATGATAAGTATGAATTTTACCGAGTGGGCAACTTTTGTTCTGAGGACAAAATACAGTTTTGGGTAGACAAGGATATTATGCTGCATGGGATCCGCTTGTTTGGCAGGAAAGATGTGGACTATGACAACGTTCAGATAAGAATCTTCGGTCCAGAGCACTGTGACTTTTCTCATCAAGGAAGTTTTAAATCTGTACCTCTTGCCTACAAGGAAGCAAAAGTTGATGTCTATGATATATGGTTTGATCCACTGGCtttgaaaaaggagaaaaaatatTATGTTTCAGCTTACATAGAGGGGAAAAAATCTGGTTTTGGGGTTGGTGGAGTTGCCACAGTTCAGTGCCAAGATGTTACATTTCACTTTGATGAAGCTTTTTACGACTTTCCCAAGATTAAGTGTTTCACACGTGTTGAGAGGGGGCAATTTGCAGAATTCTTTTTCACTGTGGGACAGTAG
- the LOC138046909 gene encoding zinc finger protein 98-like isoform X2 — MPSSSIPVPDRDAGTYASPRKKSSAENYRRHIANLRSDLEAVRAKFRQEKRRIQENFDREKQKTIELTTKRLTDEHAAEVKKVRENAAKEKDSELRQVLKFKEEEVKTLKQQVLEEKEKNRSAEEELRRVLADKGKEGEDRSEIERKLRSEIASLKEQKHRVDEMYRIKVADDNEKAEMIRRLKAEHEIELQKFMKYSERESIQSLHQKGLTEKALKKKAHELAFNYLAKKLEDEKGDLERRLSHGGDLETLRRSNSHKMGSSLDCDSSERLVESGKKSGLSPRKLLQKGALKDGNVKATCVSIARQLEEKAKKLQEEKVQAKKQRGKCFGRVGDLRVRERVHTGERPYECEQCGKCFREAGNLKTHERVHTGEKPYQCKQCGKCFSQAGNMRTHEKRVHTGEKPYECQQCGKCFSQAGYLRKHERVHTGEKRNKRTPVVKFFLNRRSVGKREKAGESSASANEHEVEIYRPRTLKEHSSNHGVKHSCWLCQEELSSKELLLAHYQNHMTFEESST; from the exons ATGCCATCTTCCAGCATTCCTGTTCCAGATAGGGACGCAGGAACTTATGCATCACCCCGCAAGAAGAGCAGTGCGGAGAATTATCGAAGGCACATTGCAAATTTGAGGTCGGACTTGGAAGCCGTACGCGCGAAATTTCGGCAAGAAAAAAGGAGAATCCAAGAGAATTTCGACAGGGAGAAGCAGAAAACGATCGAGCTTACCACGAAGCGACTAACGGACGAGCATGCAGCAGAGGTTAAAAAAGTACGGGAAAATGCAGCGAAGGAGAAAGATAGCGAACTCCGACAAGTTTTGAAGTTCAAAGAGGAGGAAGTGAAAACTTTGAAGCAGCAAGTTCTggaggagaaggagaagaaCCGAAGTGCCGAAGAAGAGTTACGGAGGGTTTTAGCGGATAAGGGAAAAGAGGGTGAAGACCGATCAGAGATAGAGCGAAAATTGCGAAGCGAGATCGCCAgtttgaaagaacaaaaacatagaGTGGACGAAATGTACCGAATTAAAGTAGCTGATGACAACGAGAAAGCCGAAATGATCCGCCGCTTAAAAGCGGAGCACGAGATCGAGCTTCAAAAGTTTATGAAGTACTCCGAACGCGAATCTATCCAGAGTTTGCACCAGAAGGGACTCACTGAAAAAGCTCTGAAGAAAAAAGCGCACGAACTCGCGTTCAATTACTTGGCGAAGAAACTTGAAGACGAAAAAGGTGACCTGGAACGCCGCTTGTCGCACGGTGGCGATTTGGAAACTTTGCGGCGGTCAAATTCACACAAGATGGGTTCCTCTCTTGATTGCGACTCAAGTGAACGTTTAGTTGAAAGC GGAAAGAAATCAGGCCTCAGTCCGAGAAAGCTTTTGCAGAAAGGAGCTTTGAAGGATGGTAATGTTAAGGCAACATGTGTGTCCATTGCACGTCAActtgaagaaaaagcaaagaaacttcAAGAAGAGAAAGTACAAGCCAAG AAACAACGTGGCAAGTGTTTTGGCCGAGTAGGAGATTTAAGGGTAcgtgaaagagtccatactggagaaagGCCTTATGAATGtgaacaatgtggcaagtgttttagggAAGCAGGAAATTTGAAGACACACgaaagagtgcatactggagagaagccttatcaatgcaaacaatgtggcaagtgttttagccaagcaggaaatATGAGGACACACGAAAaaagagtgcatactggagagaagccttatgaatgccaacaatgtggcaagtgttttagccaagcaggataTTTGAGGAAacacgaaagagtccatactggagaaaagcgtAATAAACGTACGCCAGTAGTAAAGTTTTTTCTCAACAGAAGAAGTGTCGGGAAACGTGAAAAAGCAGGAGAAAGTTCTGCAAGTGCAAATGAACACGAAGTAGAGATTTATCGCCCCCGCACTTTGAAAGAACATAGTTCAAACCACGGTGTAAAACATAGCTGTTGGCTGTGCCAGGAGGAGTTGAGCAGCAAGGAGCTTCTTCTTGCACATTACCAAAATCATATGACGTTTGAGGAGTCGTCAACCTGA
- the LOC138046909 gene encoding janus kinase and microtubule-interacting protein 3-like isoform X3, with protein MPSSSIPVPDRDAGTYASPRKKSSAENYRRHIANLRSDLEAVRAKFRQEKRRIQENFDREKQKTIELTTKRLTDEHAAEVKKVRENAAKEKDSELRQVLKFKEEEVKTLKQQVLEEKEKNRSAEEELRRVLADKGKEGEDRSEIERKLRSEIASLKEQKHRVDEMYRIKVADDNEKAEMIRRLKAEHEIELQKFMKYSERESIQSLHQKGLTEKALKKKAHELAFNYLAKKLEDEKGDLERRLSHGGDLETLRRSNSHKMGSSLDCDSSERLVESPLAKKAKEREFKKKNAELQSKVKKVERKCAVLEGKKSGLSPRKLLQKGALKDGNVKATCVSIARQLEEKAKKLQEEKVQAKQRQQPTFLSYMLVRL; from the exons ATGCCATCTTCCAGCATTCCTGTTCCAGATAGGGACGCAGGAACTTATGCATCACCCCGCAAGAAGAGCAGTGCGGAGAATTATCGAAGGCACATTGCAAATTTGAGGTCGGACTTGGAAGCCGTACGCGCGAAATTTCGGCAAGAAAAAAGGAGAATCCAAGAGAATTTCGACAGGGAGAAGCAGAAAACGATCGAGCTTACCACGAAGCGACTAACGGACGAGCATGCAGCAGAGGTTAAAAAAGTACGGGAAAATGCAGCGAAGGAGAAAGATAGCGAACTCCGACAAGTTTTGAAGTTCAAAGAGGAGGAAGTGAAAACTTTGAAGCAGCAAGTTCTggaggagaaggagaagaaCCGAAGTGCCGAAGAAGAGTTACGGAGGGTTTTAGCGGATAAGGGAAAAGAGGGTGAAGACCGATCAGAGATAGAGCGAAAATTGCGAAGCGAGATCGCCAgtttgaaagaacaaaaacatagaGTGGACGAAATGTACCGAATTAAAGTAGCTGATGACAACGAGAAAGCCGAAATGATCCGCCGCTTAAAAGCGGAGCACGAGATCGAGCTTCAAAAGTTTATGAAGTACTCCGAACGCGAATCTATCCAGAGTTTGCACCAGAAGGGACTCACTGAAAAAGCTCTGAAGAAAAAAGCGCACGAACTCGCGTTCAATTACTTGGCGAAGAAACTTGAAGACGAAAAAGGTGACCTGGAACGCCGCTTGTCGCACGGTGGCGATTTGGAAACTTTGCGGCGGTCAAATTCACACAAGATGGGTTCCTCTCTTGATTGCGACTCAAGTGAACGTTTAGTTGAAAGC cCTTTGGCTAAAAAGGCCAAagaaagagaattcaaaaagaaaaatgctgaGCTGCAGTCTAAAGTTAAAAAGGTGGAAAGGAAGTGTGCTGTGTTAGAG GGAAAGAAATCAGGCCTCAGTCCGAGAAAGCTTTTGCAGAAAGGAGCTTTGAAGGATGGTAATGTTAAGGCAACATGTGTGTCCATTGCACGTCAActtgaagaaaaagcaaagaaacttcAAGAAGAGAAAGTACAAGCCAAG cagcGGCAGCAGCCAACGTTTCTTTCCTACATGTTGGTTAGGCTCTAA
- the LOC138046909 gene encoding zinc finger protein 418-like isoform X1 — MPSSSIPVPDRDAGTYASPRKKSSAENYRRHIANLRSDLEAVRAKFRQEKRRIQENFDREKQKTIELTTKRLTDEHAAEVKKVRENAAKEKDSELRQVLKFKEEEVKTLKQQVLEEKEKNRSAEEELRRVLADKGKEGEDRSEIERKLRSEIASLKEQKHRVDEMYRIKVADDNEKAEMIRRLKAEHEIELQKFMKYSERESIQSLHQKGLTEKALKKKAHELAFNYLAKKLEDEKGDLERRLSHGGDLETLRRSNSHKMGSSLDCDSSERLVESPLAKKAKEREFKKKNAELQSKVKKVERKCAVLEGKKSGLSPRKLLQKGALKDGNVKATCVSIARQLEEKAKKLQEEKVQAKKQRGKCFGRVGDLRVRERVHTGERPYECEQCGKCFREAGNLKTHERVHTGEKPYQCKQCGKCFSQAGNMRTHEKRVHTGEKPYECQQCGKCFSQAGYLRKHERVHTGEKRNKRTPVVKFFLNRRSVGKREKAGESSASANEHEVEIYRPRTLKEHSSNHGVKHSCWLCQEELSSKELLLAHYQNHMTFEESST, encoded by the exons ATGCCATCTTCCAGCATTCCTGTTCCAGATAGGGACGCAGGAACTTATGCATCACCCCGCAAGAAGAGCAGTGCGGAGAATTATCGAAGGCACATTGCAAATTTGAGGTCGGACTTGGAAGCCGTACGCGCGAAATTTCGGCAAGAAAAAAGGAGAATCCAAGAGAATTTCGACAGGGAGAAGCAGAAAACGATCGAGCTTACCACGAAGCGACTAACGGACGAGCATGCAGCAGAGGTTAAAAAAGTACGGGAAAATGCAGCGAAGGAGAAAGATAGCGAACTCCGACAAGTTTTGAAGTTCAAAGAGGAGGAAGTGAAAACTTTGAAGCAGCAAGTTCTggaggagaaggagaagaaCCGAAGTGCCGAAGAAGAGTTACGGAGGGTTTTAGCGGATAAGGGAAAAGAGGGTGAAGACCGATCAGAGATAGAGCGAAAATTGCGAAGCGAGATCGCCAgtttgaaagaacaaaaacatagaGTGGACGAAATGTACCGAATTAAAGTAGCTGATGACAACGAGAAAGCCGAAATGATCCGCCGCTTAAAAGCGGAGCACGAGATCGAGCTTCAAAAGTTTATGAAGTACTCCGAACGCGAATCTATCCAGAGTTTGCACCAGAAGGGACTCACTGAAAAAGCTCTGAAGAAAAAAGCGCACGAACTCGCGTTCAATTACTTGGCGAAGAAACTTGAAGACGAAAAAGGTGACCTGGAACGCCGCTTGTCGCACGGTGGCGATTTGGAAACTTTGCGGCGGTCAAATTCACACAAGATGGGTTCCTCTCTTGATTGCGACTCAAGTGAACGTTTAGTTGAAAGC cCTTTGGCTAAAAAGGCCAAagaaagagaattcaaaaagaaaaatgctgaGCTGCAGTCTAAAGTTAAAAAGGTGGAAAGGAAGTGTGCTGTGTTAGAG GGAAAGAAATCAGGCCTCAGTCCGAGAAAGCTTTTGCAGAAAGGAGCTTTGAAGGATGGTAATGTTAAGGCAACATGTGTGTCCATTGCACGTCAActtgaagaaaaagcaaagaaacttcAAGAAGAGAAAGTACAAGCCAAG AAACAACGTGGCAAGTGTTTTGGCCGAGTAGGAGATTTAAGGGTAcgtgaaagagtccatactggagaaagGCCTTATGAATGtgaacaatgtggcaagtgttttagggAAGCAGGAAATTTGAAGACACACgaaagagtgcatactggagagaagccttatcaatgcaaacaatgtggcaagtgttttagccaagcaggaaatATGAGGACACACGAAAaaagagtgcatactggagagaagccttatgaatgccaacaatgtggcaagtgttttagccaagcaggataTTTGAGGAAacacgaaagagtccatactggagaaaagcgtAATAAACGTACGCCAGTAGTAAAGTTTTTTCTCAACAGAAGAAGTGTCGGGAAACGTGAAAAAGCAGGAGAAAGTTCTGCAAGTGCAAATGAACACGAAGTAGAGATTTATCGCCCCCGCACTTTGAAAGAACATAGTTCAAACCACGGTGTAAAACATAGCTGTTGGCTGTGCCAGGAGGAGTTGAGCAGCAAGGAGCTTCTTCTTGCACATTACCAAAATCATATGACGTTTGAGGAGTCGTCAACCTGA